One Magnetococcus sp. PR-3 DNA window includes the following coding sequences:
- the mshL gene encoding pilus (MSHA type) biogenesis protein MshL, translating into MSRQMLTNNNASRVSWKTGLLLGLVGLLSLSACQTPSSITPSKKHFLRPTDPPPGALMTPLPKEAVDVVADTGQIDLQEGEVISITVNDTPARTVLLALARDTKKNLDIHPGIKGNVTISVVDQTLPRVLERIAKQVNMRFEIDGDTILVYPDKAFLKIYQVDYVNMARSSKTTNKISTQLDTNRTLDPSITGKEMPNQSDMTLTTEFRNDFWASLTANINAIVGQNAPGASPALPTTPATLNGGLPLPGAATGSAAAPAQASSASISNSVVSINQETGVISIFATAADHERVSEYLESLMENAHRQVLIESTVVEVALSDDHQQGVDWASINDNGLSRLSAPFLANTIGVTGALRPTALSDLPIFSLPTSLNTSHGKITSTVRALAKFGNTKVLSSPKIMALNNQTAVLKVVDNTVFFTVEAQAGSTSNASGGTDTTALINTRVHTVPVGLVMSVTPQISADDVVTLNVRPTISSISRWVKDPNPHLTSGDENLIPEIQVKEMESILRVHSGQITVMGGLMQDKLTKNDSGLPLISRVPGIGGMFGYKEKSVSKTELVIFMRPVVMTHGKPRGVTVANSSASTNTVVTPRAMGAPDPAAMGAMRAPAMKSHKPQASNGGYLDFTSRGNQSVYVAPSPARPAAPVAAPAPQAGRLHIQQPSAVINVQSQVQQPVGRVPMAPQAVTQQPMMPQQTVAQPMATQPQQWNRQPVMQQQPAYPAGLVPQPGYGQPMMQQPAYGQPMMQQPAYGQPMMQQGYQQPMAPPAYGLPQGYASPNAALQPSTMGYPVMSPANMQQAQPQQAAMAPDPAMLAQPVPVSPTATH; encoded by the coding sequence ATGAGTCGGCAAATGCTTACGAATAATAACGCCTCCCGCGTCTCCTGGAAGACCGGTTTGCTGCTGGGTTTAGTAGGGCTTCTGAGCCTTTCGGCCTGCCAAACGCCTTCCAGTATCACGCCGTCTAAAAAGCACTTCCTGCGGCCTACGGATCCGCCTCCTGGTGCCTTGATGACACCACTGCCTAAAGAGGCGGTGGATGTTGTGGCAGACACGGGCCAAATAGACTTGCAAGAGGGTGAGGTAATCTCGATTACCGTCAATGATACCCCAGCACGTACGGTCCTGTTAGCCTTGGCACGGGATACCAAAAAGAACTTGGATATTCATCCGGGTATTAAAGGGAATGTCACCATCTCTGTGGTGGATCAAACCCTGCCACGGGTTTTGGAGCGTATCGCCAAACAGGTGAATATGCGTTTTGAGATTGATGGGGATACCATTTTGGTCTACCCAGACAAAGCCTTCCTGAAGATCTATCAGGTGGACTATGTCAACATGGCCCGTAGCAGCAAAACCACCAATAAGATCTCTACCCAGTTGGATACCAACCGTACGTTGGACCCCTCCATTACCGGGAAAGAGATGCCCAATCAGTCAGATATGACTTTGACCACAGAGTTTAGAAATGACTTCTGGGCCAGCTTAACCGCCAATATCAATGCCATTGTCGGGCAGAATGCTCCTGGGGCTTCTCCGGCTTTGCCAACCACACCGGCGACATTAAATGGTGGTTTGCCACTGCCTGGTGCGGCCACGGGTAGTGCGGCTGCACCTGCTCAAGCTTCTTCGGCAAGCATCAGTAATAGTGTGGTTTCCATTAATCAGGAGACAGGCGTCATTAGCATTTTTGCGACGGCGGCAGATCATGAGCGGGTTTCAGAGTATCTGGAGTCGCTGATGGAAAATGCCCACCGTCAGGTGCTGATTGAGTCAACAGTGGTTGAGGTAGCCTTGAGTGATGATCACCAGCAAGGTGTGGATTGGGCCAGCATTAACGACAATGGTTTAAGCCGTTTGTCGGCACCATTCCTGGCCAACACCATTGGTGTGACCGGTGCGTTGCGCCCAACAGCGCTTAGTGATCTGCCGATTTTCTCACTGCCCACCAGTTTGAATACCAGCCATGGTAAAATCACCTCAACGGTTCGGGCGCTTGCCAAGTTTGGTAATACCAAAGTACTCAGTAGCCCGAAAATTATGGCGCTGAATAACCAAACAGCGGTTCTGAAGGTTGTGGATAATACCGTGTTCTTTACGGTAGAGGCCCAAGCAGGCTCAACATCCAATGCCAGTGGTGGTACCGATACCACAGCATTGATCAACACCCGTGTACACACCGTGCCAGTGGGTTTGGTGATGAGTGTGACCCCACAGATCAGTGCTGATGATGTGGTGACACTAAACGTGCGTCCTACCATCTCCAGCATTAGCCGTTGGGTGAAAGATCCCAACCCGCACCTGACCTCTGGCGATGAGAACCTGATTCCTGAAATTCAGGTTAAAGAGATGGAGTCTATCCTGCGTGTACACAGTGGCCAGATCACGGTCATGGGTGGTTTAATGCAAGATAAACTCACCAAGAATGACTCTGGTCTGCCCCTGATTTCACGGGTACCAGGTATTGGTGGTATGTTTGGCTATAAAGAGAAGTCGGTTTCTAAGACCGAGCTGGTGATCTTTATGCGCCCTGTGGTTATGACCCACGGTAAGCCCCGTGGTGTGACCGTGGCCAACAGCAGTGCCTCCACCAATACCGTGGTGACACCCCGCGCCATGGGGGCACCTGATCCAGCCGCTATGGGTGCCATGCGAGCACCGGCAATGAAGTCCCATAAGCCCCAGGCCAGCAATGGTGGGTATCTGGACTTTACCAGTCGCGGTAATCAGTCGGTCTATGTCGCGCCTAGCCCTGCACGTCCTGCTGCACCTGTCGCAGCACCCGCACCTCAGGCCGGACGTTTGCACATACAGCAGCCTAGTGCTGTCATTAATGTGCAGAGCCAAGTTCAACAGCCTGTTGGCCGTGTACCCATGGCACCTCAAGCGGTGACCCAACAGCCAATGATGCCACAACAGACTGTGGCCCAGCCCATGGCTACCCAGCCGCAGCAGTGGAACCGTCAGCCTGTCATGCAGCAGCAGCCAGCTTACCCCGCCGGTTTGGTCCCTCAGCCCGGTTATGGTCAGCCCATGATGCAGCAACCAGCTTATGGTCAGCCCATGATGCAGCAACCAGCTTATGGTCAGCCCATGATGCAGCAAGGTTATCAGCAACCCATGGCACCCCCTGCATATGGACTGCCCCAGGGTTATGCCAGCCCCAATGCTGCGTTGCAGCCTTCTACCATGGGTTATCCTGTGATGTCTCCGGCCAATATGCAGCAGGCTCAACCTCAACAGGCCGCCATGGCACCAGATCCAGCTATGCTTGCGCAGCCTGTACCGGTTAGCCCCACCGCAACCCATTAA